Proteins from one Nicotiana tabacum cultivar K326 chromosome 23, ASM71507v2, whole genome shotgun sequence genomic window:
- the LOC107792529 gene encoding F-box/LRR-repeat protein At4g29420 — protein sequence MDMDNLPPPLILEILSRLADSTDLARCRVASKTLNALSRDVRSINLYCSSDRYTKSRSPETRDSITPFKRIFNKLISELSIVEAVSIGVDKPFGKVSYGDATPFGIANDLYLTDVNFVAHWLPKVNQNLRALSISDLWVQSRWQRSNVLALISSYCPHLLELEIKNSWLSVDGLLLMPKLTTLTLEFITLYDENLDKVNQCFPYLQVLNLIGVEGLKEPKIHLEHLKHCHWTVSSGPRYLTIVAPKLVQLNLRCVKPKMLVIDTPSLSYLHLTLQGARSLKVQEFHNLDTLHLVSPDLGNLLCSFQFGRTVNNLVLGAKNRTELLGQITFCFEMLFVEFPNVKSITVAPQVWAAFQWNFSVGDLELEVRTYPKGLKEITAYLMMLNVDMTLKFISHIVNSCTSLCDMALFIPRGLRSNDASDFITKCTAQCSKVRLRWGTWKEGTKDAWIIDGV from the exons ATGGATATGGATAACCTACCTCCCCCGTTAATCCTCGAAATCCTCAGCCGACTAGCTGACTCAACGGATCTAGCTCGTTGCCGAGTCGCGTCGAAAACCCTGAACGCACTCTCTCGCGATGTCCGATCCATCAATCTCTACTGCTCCTCCGATCGTTACACCAAGTCCCGATCTCCTGAAACCCGGGATTCCATTACACCCTTCAAGCGAATCTTCAATAAACTGATTTCTGAGTTGAGCATTGTGGAAGCCGTTTCCATTGGGGTCGATAAACCTTTCGGAAAGGTGTCTTACGGCGATGCGACACCGTTCGGAATTGCGAATGATTTGTACTTGACGGATGTTAATTTTGTTGCCCACTGGTTGCCTAAGGTTAACCAAAACTTGAGAGCTCTTTCCATATCGGACCTTTGGGTTCAGTCTCGTTGGCAACGATCAAATGTCCTTGCTCTTATCTCTTCCTATT GCCCTCATCTTCTTGAATTAGAGATTAAGAATTCTTGGCTGTCCGTGGATGGTTTGCTTCTGATGCCCAAGCTTACAACTTTGACACTGGAATTTATTACGTTGTATGATGAAAACCTAGACAAGGTGAACCAGTGCTTCCCATATTTGCAAGTTTTGAATCTGATTGGGGTCGAAGGACTTAAAGAACCTAAGATTCATCTCGAGCACCTCAAACATTGTCATTGGACAGTGTCAAGCGGCCCACGTTATTTGACTATAGTTGCACCCAAACTTGTCCAACTCAACCTTCGTTGTGTGAAGCCAAAGATGCTTGTTATTGATACCCCATCCCTGTCTTATCTACACCTCACTCTCCAGGGAGCACGCAGCCTCAAAGTGCAAGAGTTTCACAACTTGGATACCCTGCATCTCGTGTCACCCGACCTTGGCAACCTGCTTTGCTCATTTCAATTTGGTAGAACCGTTAACAATTTAGTGTTGGGTGCAAAAAATCGaacagaactattaggacagaTAACATTTTGCTTTGAAATGCTGTTTGTTGAATTTCCTAATGTTAAATCTATCACTGTAGCACCTCAAGTTTGGGCAGCGTTTCAGTGGAACTTTTCTGTTGGTGATTTAGAATTAGAAGTGAGGACATATCCCAAGGGGTTGAAGGAGATTACTGCATATTTGATGATGCTTAATGTTGACATGACGTTAAAATTCATTTCCCATATAGTGAATAGTTGCACTAGCTTATGTGACATGGCATTGTTTATTCCCCGTGGTCTTCGCTCTAATGATGCCAGCGACTTCATAACAAAGTGCACTGCCCAATGTTCGAAGGTAAGGTTGAGATGGGGAACATGGAAAGAAGGAACAAAAGATGCCTGGATTATTGATGGCGTGTAG
- the LOC107792530 gene encoding histone acetyltransferase type B catalytic subunit — MGTKHHSSSSSDPIDDPKKRRRVGFAKTDTGIEANECITIYLVSSKEDVDSPNSFCLEPVDLNNFFEDDGKIFGYQGLKITIWVSLISFHAYADISFESSSDGGRGITDLKSALQNIFAESLVDEKDAFLQTFSTESHYVRSVVSNAEALQLKVSNGCSTESNCLSVSEPFDAEVFRIVGMPVGHLYSRLVPLVLLLVDGSNPIDILDPRWEIYLLIQERKDTQEESLSRLLGFAAVYRFHRYPESKRLRLGQILVLPPYQRKGYGRFLLEVLNRVAISENVYDLTVEEPEDSLQHVRSCIDVERLLVYDPIQQALNSVVSRLKQENPSKKSYTCKYGPPVNAVEDVRKTLKINKKQFEQCWEILIYLSLNPIDKYRETYRTIVLHRVKAEVVGKDSEGNGKQVIDVPTEYDQEMSFVMFKSQNGESSSIEKADNQSNVEEQLQKLVDERLNQIKLIAEKVSVHRQ; from the exons ATGGGGACGAAGCATCACTCTTCCTCCTCCTCCGATCCAATCGACGACCCGAAGAAGCGCCGTCGCGTCGGTTTTGCTAAGACTG ATACTGGAATTGAAGCCAACGAGTGCATTACTATATACTTAG TTTCAAGTAAAGAGGATGTGGACTCCCCAAACAGTTTCTGTCTTGAGCCAGTTGACTTGAATAATTTTTTTGAAGACGATGGCAAAATTTTTGGGTATCAGGGTCTGAAG ATCACTATTTGGGTTAGCTTGATATCCTTTCATGCTTATGCTGATATTTCCTTTGAAAGCTCATCAGAT GGAGGCAGAGGTATCACAGATCTAAAGTCTGCTTTACAG AATATTTTTGCTGAGAGTCTCGTTGATGAAAAAGATGCCTTCCTGCAAACATTTTCAACTGAAAGCCATTATGTCCG ATCTGTTGTCTCAAATGCTGAAGCATTGCAGCTTAAAGTTTCAAATGGCTGTAGCACTGAATCTAATTGTCTTTCGGTATCAGAGCCTTTTGATGCAGAG GTATTCCGGATTGTTGGCATGCCTGTAGGACACCTTTATAGCAGATTGGTGCCACTTGTACTACTTTTAGTGGATG GTAGCAATCCTATTGACATCCTTGATCCTAGATGGGAGATTTATCTCCTAATCCAGGAAAGGAAAGATACCCAGGAAGAAAGCCTTTCAAGGTTGCTTGGTTTTGCAGCTGTCTACCGTTTCCACCGTTATCCTGAAAGTAAACGCTTGCGACTTGGGCAG ATACTAGTTTTGCCTCCTTACCAGCGTAAAGGTTATGGTCGTTTTCTTCTTGAGGTGCTGAACAGGGTTGCAATATCAGAAAACGTATATGACCTGACTGTTGAAGAGCCAGAGGATTCTCTTCAACATGTTCGATCGTGTATTGATGTGGAGCGTTTGCTTGTATATGACCCAATCCAGCAAGCGCTAAACTCAGTTGTATCACGTTTAAAGCAGGAAAATCCTTCTAAAAAAAGCTACACTTGCAAGTATGGTCCTCCAGTGAATGCTGTTGAAGATGTGAGGAAAACTTTGAAAATCAACAAGAAGCAGTTTGAGCAATGTTGGGAGATTCTTATTTATCTTAGCTTGAACCCAATTGACAAATATAGGGAGACGTACAGGACAATTGTTTTGCACAGAGTAAAGGCTGAAGTTGTTGGGAAAGATTCAGAAGGCAACGGGAAACAGGTGATTGATGTACCAACTGAATATGATCAGGAGATGTCATTTGTGATGTTCAAATCGCAAAATGGTGAATCTAGCAGCATAGAGAAGGCTGACAATCAAAGTAATGTGGAGGAGCAGCTGCAGAAACTTGTGGATGAACGATTGAATCAGATCAAGTTGATTGCAGAGAAGGTTTCTGTTCATCGGCAATGA
- the LOC107792531 gene encoding large ribosomal subunit protein eL31, translated as MSDKTKGRKEEVVTREYTINLHKRLHSCTFKKKAPTAIKEIRKFAQKAMGTKDVRVDVKLNKQIWSRGIRSVPRRVRVRIARKRNDDEDAKEELYSLVTVAEIPAEGLKGLGTKIIEDED; from the exons ATGTCGGACAAAAccaaaggaagaaaagaagaggtGGTGACGAGGGAGTACACTATCAACCTCCACAAGCGCTTACATAGCTG TACATTCAAGAAGAAGGCCCCAACAGCCATCAAGGAGATCCGGAAGTTTGCACAGAAAGCTATGGGCACCAAGGATGTAAGAGTGGATGTGAAGCTGAACAAGCAAATATGGAGCAGGGGTATCCGAAGTGTTCCAAGGCGTGTCAGAGTTCGTATTGCTCGCAAGAGGAATGATGATGAGGATGCAAAGGAAGAGCTATACTCTTTGGTTACTGTTGCAGAGATCCCGGCAGAGGGATTGAAGGGTCTTGGTACCAAAATCATTGAAGATGAGGACTAA
- the LOC142177341 gene encoding uncharacterized protein LOC142177341 translates to MGKSSTGETPFFQVYGAEALILVKVGEPTVRYFWADEETNNEALLVKLELLDECRDLTHIMMVSQKQRMERYYNQRANLRYFKVGNLVLRKMTQNTRELNVGKAGPTWEGPNQVLAVTEKGSYELENQDGVKLPSNWDVTHLKRYYC, encoded by the coding sequence ATGGGAAAGTCGAGCACGGGAGAGACACCTTTCTTTCAGGTATACGGTGCAGAAGCTCTGATCCTGGTGAAAGTAGGAGAACCGACCGTGCGGTACTTCTGGGCGGATGAAGAAACAAATAACGAAGCATTGCTGGTCAAATTGGAGCTGCTTGATGAATGCAGGGACTTGACACACATAATGATGGTGTCCCAGAAACAAAGAATGGAAAGGTACTATAACCAGAGGGCGaatctccgttatttcaaagtgggaaaCTTGGTTTTGAGAAAAATGACTCAAAACACCCGGGAGCTCAACGTAGGAAAGGCGGGTCCGACTTGGGAAGGCCCCAATCAGGTTTTAGCTGTCACCGAGAAAGGATCATATGAACTAGAAAACCAAGACGGAGTCAAATTGCCAAGCAATTGGGATGTGACTCACCTCAAACGGTATTATTGCTAA